A window of Microcystis aeruginosa FD4 contains these coding sequences:
- a CDS encoding ABC transporter ATP-binding protein gives MKKSVILRLSEVNKRFPASPTLAVDNISFSLTEGEILGLLGPSGCGKTTLLRMIAGFEKPSQGVIELGGRIVADEKTFIPPEKRNTGMVFQDYALFPHLTIADNIAFGLKNSGEKLSSKAINARVAETLDLVGLQGLEKRYPHQLSGGQQQRVALARALAPKPSLILLDEPLSNLDVQVRQRLRHEIRHILKATGISAIFVTHDREEAMVISDTIAVLCQGKLEQINNPEEIYSHPASRFVAEFVTQANFLPARREGEQWQTEIGVWEIPDGQDLDKGELMLREEDVKIKSDETGDLVICDRQFLGREYRYCLLTATGSQIHARTTINTQLDIGTKVKLSIIPDSVRVFAD, from the coding sequence ATGAAAAAGTCTGTCATTCTGCGTTTATCCGAGGTTAACAAGCGTTTTCCCGCTTCTCCTACTCTAGCTGTCGATAATATCAGTTTTAGTTTAACAGAGGGCGAAATTCTCGGATTATTAGGACCTTCGGGCTGCGGTAAAACCACTCTACTCCGGATGATTGCGGGATTTGAAAAACCATCTCAAGGAGTGATTGAATTGGGAGGGCGAATAGTTGCCGACGAAAAAACCTTTATTCCCCCAGAAAAACGCAATACGGGCATGGTTTTTCAGGATTACGCTCTTTTTCCCCATTTAACCATTGCTGACAATATCGCCTTCGGGTTAAAAAATTCTGGGGAGAAATTATCGAGCAAAGCTATTAACGCTAGGGTGGCGGAAACTTTGGATTTAGTCGGACTGCAAGGACTAGAAAAACGTTATCCCCATCAGCTATCGGGAGGACAACAGCAAAGAGTCGCCCTCGCCCGCGCTTTAGCCCCAAAACCCTCTTTAATCCTCTTAGATGAACCTTTAAGTAATCTCGATGTGCAGGTACGGCAACGGTTACGGCACGAGATCCGTCATATCCTGAAAGCAACCGGTATCTCGGCCATTTTTGTCACCCACGACCGGGAGGAAGCAATGGTGATCAGTGACACAATTGCGGTCCTTTGTCAAGGAAAATTAGAACAAATTAACAATCCCGAAGAAATTTATAGTCATCCGGCCTCGCGATTCGTGGCTGAGTTTGTCACCCAAGCTAACTTTCTCCCCGCTAGACGGGAGGGGGAACAATGGCAAACCGAGATAGGAGTCTGGGAAATTCCCGACGGTCAAGATTTGGACAAAGGGGAATTGATGCTGAGAGAGGAAGATGTCAAAATTAAATCGGATGAGACGGGAGATCTGGTTATTTGCGATCGCCAATTTTTGGGGCGGGAATACCGTTATTGTCTGCTAACGGCCACCGGCAGCCAAATCCACGCTAGAACAACGATTAACACCCAATTAGACATCGGTACAAAGGTAAAACTATCGATTATTCCCGATAGCGTTCGTGTGTTTGCCGACTGA